AGAGCGGCCACAATCTGCCTGCCATATAATCCTGCCCCGCCTGTAACTACTGCAACTTTGCCTGTTAAATCAAAAAGTTCTTTGATATGCATATCTGTCTCCTTTTAGGTCAATCTTTTAAATCCAGTATGAGCAACTGGTCCTTTAAGTAAATTACGAACATTATTCTTTTTAATGGCTTTCTTTATTATCCCGAACACTTCATCTACACTATCTAGGTATTTTTTGATATGCTTTTCTTTATGACTGTAAGAGACATAAACAGCTTTGGAAGCTAGAAACCCCCGCTTTAGCATCTCTTGAGTAAATAAAGTATGCAGTATTTGTTTCTCTTTATAATCAAAGATGAATGTAGTTAATGGAGGAATTCCCATAATCTTTACCTTTAGGTCATGGGAATTGGCCAATTCTTTCCACCCTTTGCTAACCATCTTTCCTATTTTATTTAAATGAGCAGGAACATCATTTTCCCGGAGTTTGTTTATTGTTGTTATTGCAGCAACAGGTCCTATTCTTTCGGCCCAGTAAGTACTGCTTATAAAACTAGTTTGTGCTATATCCATAATATTCCCTTTTCCTACAATTGCTGCCATAGGGAATCCATTGCTAATAGCTTTTGCATATACCACAATATCAGGATAGACATTATACAACCTATGAATTCCGCCGACATTCATTCGCCATCCGGATGTTATTTCATCAAATATCAACACCGCTTTAATCTCATTTGCTATTTCCCTTGCTTTTCCTAAAAAATTATCTTCAGGCTCATGATGTCTTATTGGTTCCATTACAATTGCACCAATGTTTTTATTTTTAGATACAATGTTTTTTAATTCGTCTATTTTGTTATAAGTAAATGGAATAGCTGTGCCTTTTAAACATCTTGGAACGCCTAATGGCTCTAATCCAGGAAGAAGTTGTCCATCTAAGTTTTTATTATCAGCTAAATTCGCCGCAAGATACCAATCATGCCAGCCATGATAACCACAGAAAGCTATTCTATCTTTTTTAGTATATGCACGGGCAATCCTAATCGCCACTGCCATCGCTTCCCCACCTGTTCTGGCAAATCTTGCCATCTCTGCCCAGGGGTGTAAACTTAACAATAATTCTGCTAATTCAACTTCTTCAGGAGAATTTAATGTTGACATTGAACCATTATCTATCACTGCTTTTACTGCTTTGTTCACATCCTTATCAGCATATCCCAAAATACATGATCCCACACCCATTATACTCATATCAATGTATTTATTTTCATCTAGATCCCAGATTTCCACCCCTTTTGCCTTTTTATAATATGACGGCCATTGGTCAGGCAAAAACTGCTCAGAGCGTTTTGATAGTAGCTGAGTTCCTCCAGGAATAATCTTCTTTGCTCTGTTCCAAAATTTCTGCCCTTTGCCTTTCATTACTTTACCTCCATAGTTTTTCCTGTTTCAGCACTCTGCTTAATCGCTTTTAGAATATCCACTATTTCTCTTTCTTGTATAAATGTATAAGGATAAGGTTTTTCTCCTTTTAAGGCTTTCAGGAAATCATCTATTTCTTCAATGTACATCTCTTCATGGGTTTTTAGCGAATAACCTGGCTCCACAATTCCGACGTCCTCTTTAAATTCTTCCCACTTCTTTTTTCCGTTATTGAAGAACTTCACACAGTCTTTTTCCGAATGCCACAAAAGTGTTCCTCTTTCTCCTATTAATTTCATCTCTCTCCTTGATGGTTGAGAAACAAGTTCAATTAACATATGTCCCAGAATCCCATTTTTAAATTCAAGGATAATCTGGTAAACATCATCAATCTCAGTCTCTAAATCAGATAATTTGTCCTTAAAACAAGATACTCTTTTTATGTCTCCTAATAGCCAGACCAACCAAGTTAATTCAAAAGCGACCATCTCCTTAGCACCTGATGTTTCCTCCTTTGAATAATAGACTTCTCTGTAATCTTCCCAAGGATGCCACAAAGGCAGATACGCCGCAAGATGATAAGTAAAGCAAAAAACTTTTCCAATTTTCCCCTCTTCCAATAATTTTTTCATCAGTTTTACCGATGGATGATGTGGCATGGTAAAGCTTGGAACAGCAACAACTTCTTTTTTCTCCTCAATTGTAATTAAGTCATCTATCCCTTCAAGAAGAAAGTTAGATTCTGTGAAAAAGTGTTTCTTCTCTTTGTTGGCTATCATTGCGTAATGATGATGGAGGTTTGAAGGAACAGAAATAATAAAGACATCTGGATTCTGAACTAAAGCTTCTTCAAAATAGCGAAATGTTTCTATCCCATATTTTTCTTTTGCTTCTTTGCATCTATCTTTCTTAGTATCAAACCCAATAATATCTTCTTTCTCTAGCGCCAGTAAATTTCTGACCCTGCGTTTTCCCATTGAACCTAAACCAATTACTAAGAACTTCATCGTATAGACTCCTTTCTAACCTTTCTTTAATTTCAACATGCATAATTCTTTGTTTATACAAGACGAATTCGGCACCATTGAATATCAGTTAAATCAGCATAATGACCTGCATAATAAGCTACAAGAATATCTCCGTTGTGAAGAAGCCCTGTTGTGGGTAGCCCAATCGAAAATTCGCTCATTTCAGCCCAGGCATCCTGCATGCTTTTCTTTTGCCATGTCTGAGATGAAGTGTCTATTTTATATATAATAACCTCTGTATCATCTGACCATGTTCTACCATTGTCCTTACCGATACGCATTTTGATAACAGGTTCCGCAGTCCGCTCTACAAACACCATTCCAATGCTTCCATCTGGAAGCGACACTGGCGGAGCAGGCTGGCCCGCAACACCTGTATCCCACATATTTGACCAGATGCGTCCATTGTCCAAGGACTCCCGTGCGTGAATATTAAGATATTTTCCAGCATTATTATCATATGTCCAAAAAAGATTTAGAATTCTTCCATCTGTCAGGACAGCTGGTCTCTGATCCCAGTAGAAGATTTCATTTTCTGGATCATTGCTTGTAATAACATGCTCTGGCCAGGTTTTACCCCTATCTTTTGAAAACATCATTACTGATGAATGTCTCCACTCTGATGTATCGTAATAAGGTTTATTAAGTTCAAATTGGCATGCCCAATCACCATTCGAAAGGATAAGCACAGGGCCTGTGATTGGTGTTGGCTGTTTAAAGGGGGTTGTATCCATTAACCATGGCTTTGACCAACTTATGCCATTGTCTTCGGATAATGAAAAGAAAATCTTTGAATCCAAAAGTCCTTGCGTTTTCTCATTAAAAAAAGGAAGATAGGGGTTAGAATGATTAACCCAGCATAAAGTCGCAAGAACCTTCTCTCCGCCAAGAGCTGTCAGACGTACTCCTCGAAAAATACCTGGTTTCCCCTCAACAGATGGCGGCACAAAGTAATCAATTGAATCGCTCCATGTTTTGCCTTCATCATCAGACCATGCAATTAATGCCTTTTGTCCCGCAGTTCCTTTTTTTGTAGGCGCTGCTCTAAAACCGCATATCCAGCGATTACTCGGAAGCACACAGATTCCTGGAAAACAACAGCTCTGCTGAGCTGTATCTTTTTTCCCATTAATAATTGTACCTTTATCTATAATTTTCATTGCCATCTTGGCATTTTTATTCATTAAGTTCTTTCATCCTTTTTTTATGTGCTAACGAGATAAGATTAAAGGCATTTCCATAAAACAAGTTTTCTATTTCTTTCTTACCGTATCCTTGACGCCGTACAGCACGCTGAAACGCCCGTAGCATCTCATAACGCACAAAAGTCATATTTGGGTTGCAATGAGAAAGATTAAATTGATGATTATGCTCATTAAGTTCTGTCCATGCAAAACCAAATGTAATATATTTACCTTTGGTGATACCAATAGGTATGTCATCGCTTCCATACATTACTCTATCAGGACCGGCAATAGAGAGAAGCATGTCCATTGTATCAGCATCACAAACTGATGAAATATCATACCAAAGATTGGGAATCTTCTTTAACCTTTCCCTTGCTTTCGTTAATGGTCTGTCATAGTAAGATCTGGCGCAGTGACAGAGATTCCACTTTACATTGGGATATAGCCCTGTTAATCGTTCCAAATCAGAGAGGTTTTCTTCGTCACTAATTGCAGCTCTTTTGGAGATATGAAGCATAATCATAAGTCCATAGCGGTTTGCAATAGCAATCTGTTTTTCTGGCAAGAAATCTGTGATTCTACATTCTACGGGGTTTCCTGTTACCGAGTAGAAACGGTAAGGCTTAAACCCGATAAATCCATATTTTTTTATAGCATTCTCTATTTGTTTCGCCGACATACTCGGATGAACTAGCATCAATGCTCCAGATTTTGGATCCTGACTAACCTCAGAGGCTGTGTAATAATTAGCTGCTTCAAAATTACAGTAGACAAAAGGCATACCAGCAGTCAGCCGATGAACTTTTCTTCCCGGTAAAAGTAGCTCATCTACAGTATTCAGAAGCCTCCAATTAACATTAGGAAATGATTTGCCAAATGTTTTCTGCCATCCTTTTTGCTCCTGCTGTGGTTTGATAGTGTGAGCCCATTTGTAAAGATGAGTATGAGCATCAAAGATAGTTTTGGGCACAAAATCTTCCAACTCCTCATCCCATATTTGCCTATCAATATCAAGCAGTTTTATATTCATATGTCACCATTTAAAGATAACACCAAGAAAAGCATCAGGTTCATTTACGATCTTCGAATATATAGTTTTTGCCTCTTTGTAATCAACTACAGTGGTTATAAGAGGTTGTACTTTCAAAGAACCGTTAGCTATCAGTTTTAAAACAATGTCTATATCATCTTTTAATGTCCATCTGGGAGGTCTTGATGTTACATGAGCTCCTATTATGGATATTCCTTTAACGTGGATTTCAGGATAAAAATTGATTGTTGTCTCACCTCGTGGAGAGCCTAATAAAATCACTTTACCCATTTCAGCAGTCAATTTAAAGGCAAGAGGAATAACACTGGGCTTTCCTGTGGCTTCAATTACAATATCTGCCATTTTCCCGTTAGTTATATTTTTGACCTCTTCTACCATATTTTTAGAGAAACAGTAGTTAGCTCCACATGATAAGGATATTTCAAGACGTTTCTCACTTAAATCACAGGCTATTGTTGGAATTGCACCGCTTATTCTAGCTACCTGTAATGCAATATTCCCTATTATTCCCTGACCTATAACAAGTACCGTTTCCCCTAATTCTATTCTTGCCTTTCTAACTCCCTGCAGGGCAATTTCTCCCAGCATGAAAAAAGTTGCTTCTTCAAGAGAAACTTCTTCGGGTATTTTATAACATTTTTCTTCAGAGACTACTGCATAGCTTGCATGCTTTCCGAAACATGCAACCTTATCGCCTTCATTAAAGTTTCTTGTATTTTGGCCTGTTTTTACTACTTCTCCGACACTGGCTGCAGTTATATATCGCGGAAATGTTGCTCCTGTATTCGAGAGGGCCAGGAAGTTGGCTCTTTCTGTGCCTGGTGAAATGGAACTAAAGAGAGTCTTCACCAATATTTCGTTCTCTTTAAGCGTATCAGGTAAAGAGAATTCTTCTATCTCCGCACACTCTTTTTTTGGCCAGACAATTCTTTCATACATCTTTTTTCTCCTGAATTTATTAACATGTTTTGGTACTTCTGACTTTTTCAATAGTTTTGCGCAAGATTTTACTCTGTTTTTATGTCTCACTCACATCTATATTTTCAACCTAAAGAGTCACGAAACTTCCGGCAATCAAACTATGCCCTTCAGACCAGTCTTCCTGCAATGGATGATAGTAGTATACTACCAGGATTCTCCCATCAGGAAGTTCAATGCAACTTGGATATCCCAAGTCAAAGCTTTTTCCATCACTACGGATGACAATCTCATCTTTCAGGTTCCATGTTTTTCCCTGGTCTTCACTCAGACATGCCCTTATTCCATACGGCGGTCTACGGTATCCGTATGCACAGAATATATTTCCGTTCTTTAGACATAGCATATTGGCAGGATGTCCCCACATATCTGTTTTATGAGGAACACTCCATGTTCTTCCTCTATCTTCAGATTCAGACTGGAATAAATAATATCCATAGTCAAGTTCCCCTTTCATATGGGTTCGCATCATACATATGATTTTACCTGACGGCAGAGCCAGAAGAGTCGGCTCATGAAAGCTTAAACTGCCGAACGGGTCATAGGCAACTGTGCTTGTATCCTTCCATGTTTCTCCTTTGTCCTGAGACCGCATTACCAGAGCACGTTGACTTTCTCCTTCATAATTTCCTTCCAATGGGATGAGCAGTTCCCCGTCTGACAGTTCTAATACCGGCTCAGTAGTACAACAA
The bacterium DNA segment above includes these coding regions:
- a CDS encoding aminotransferase class III-fold pyridoxal phosphate-dependent enzyme, coding for MKGKGQKFWNRAKKIIPGGTQLLSKRSEQFLPDQWPSYYKKAKGVEIWDLDENKYIDMSIMGVGSCILGYADKDVNKAVKAVIDNGSMSTLNSPEEVELAELLLSLHPWAEMARFARTGGEAMAVAIRIARAYTKKDRIAFCGYHGWHDWYLAANLADNKNLDGQLLPGLEPLGVPRCLKGTAIPFTYNKIDELKNIVSKNKNIGAIVMEPIRHHEPEDNFLGKAREIANEIKAVLIFDEITSGWRMNVGGIHRLYNVYPDIVVYAKAISNGFPMAAIVGKGNIMDIAQTSFISSTYWAERIGPVAAITTINKLRENDVPAHLNKIGKMVSKGWKELANSHDLKVKIMGIPPLTTFIFDYKEKQILHTLFTQEMLKRGFLASKAVYVSYSHKEKHIKKYLDSVDEVFGIIKKAIKKNNVRNLLKGPVAHTGFKRLT
- a CDS encoding Gfo/Idh/MocA family oxidoreductase, producing MKFLVIGLGSMGKRRVRNLLALEKEDIIGFDTKKDRCKEAKEKYGIETFRYFEEALVQNPDVFIISVPSNLHHHYAMIANKEKKHFFTESNFLLEGIDDLITIEEKKEVVAVPSFTMPHHPSVKLMKKLLEEGKIGKVFCFTYHLAAYLPLWHPWEDYREVYYSKEETSGAKEMVAFELTWLVWLLGDIKRVSCFKDKLSDLETEIDDVYQIILEFKNGILGHMLIELVSQPSRREMKLIGERGTLLWHSEKDCVKFFNNGKKKWEEFKEDVGIVEPGYSLKTHEEMYIEEIDDFLKALKGEKPYPYTFIQEREIVDILKAIKQSAETGKTMEVK
- a CDS encoding glycoside hydrolase, with the translated sequence MNKNAKMAMKIIDKGTIINGKKDTAQQSCCFPGICVLPSNRWICGFRAAPTKKGTAGQKALIAWSDDEGKTWSDSIDYFVPPSVEGKPGIFRGVRLTALGGEKVLATLCWVNHSNPYLPFFNEKTQGLLDSKIFFSLSEDNGISWSKPWLMDTTPFKQPTPITGPVLILSNGDWACQFELNKPYYDTSEWRHSSVMMFSKDRGKTWPEHVITSNDPENEIFYWDQRPAVLTDGRILNLFWTYDNNAGKYLNIHARESLDNGRIWSNMWDTGVAGQPAPPVSLPDGSIGMVFVERTAEPVIKMRIGKDNGRTWSDDTEVIIYKIDTSSQTWQKKSMQDAWAEMSEFSIGLPTTGLLHNGDILVAYYAGHYADLTDIQWCRIRLV
- a CDS encoding amidohydrolase, translating into MNIKLLDIDRQIWDEELEDFVPKTIFDAHTHLYKWAHTIKPQQEQKGWQKTFGKSFPNVNWRLLNTVDELLLPGRKVHRLTAGMPFVYCNFEAANYYTASEVSQDPKSGALMLVHPSMSAKQIENAIKKYGFIGFKPYRFYSVTGNPVECRITDFLPEKQIAIANRYGLMIMLHISKRAAISDEENLSDLERLTGLYPNVKWNLCHCARSYYDRPLTKARERLKKIPNLWYDISSVCDADTMDMLLSIAGPDRVMYGSDDIPIGITKGKYITFGFAWTELNEHNHQFNLSHCNPNMTFVRYEMLRAFQRAVRRQGYGKKEIENLFYGNAFNLISLAHKKRMKELNE
- a CDS encoding zinc-binding alcohol dehydrogenase — protein: MYERIVWPKKECAEIEEFSLPDTLKENEILVKTLFSSISPGTERANFLALSNTGATFPRYITAASVGEVVKTGQNTRNFNEGDKVACFGKHASYAVVSEEKCYKIPEEVSLEEATFFMLGEIALQGVRKARIELGETVLVIGQGIIGNIALQVARISGAIPTIACDLSEKRLEISLSCGANYCFSKNMVEEVKNITNGKMADIVIEATGKPSVIPLAFKLTAEMGKVILLGSPRGETTINFYPEIHVKGISIIGAHVTSRPPRWTLKDDIDIVLKLIANGSLKVQPLITTVVDYKEAKTIYSKIVNEPDAFLGVIFKW
- a CDS encoding glycoside hydrolase, producing the protein MSTQQQDGTVKIKNLIVYENEKSYCAFPSIEKLQNGNLIVVFRKAARRKKATHIDTTAKAVMVQSSDGGKTWKDEKTVYEYEDACEVQDPSIRQLSDGTLLVNFFKWRVGKDSSLPADARRNSRGYGGELRAWTEGTFVVRSYDRGNTWEKEAIKVDSPTGGVTCCTTEPVLELSDGELLIPLEGNYEGESQRALVMRSQDKGETWKDTSTVAYDPFGSLSFHEPTLLALPSGKIICMMRTHMKGELDYGYYLFQSESEDRGRTWSVPHKTDMWGHPANMLCLKNGNIFCAYGYRRPPYGIRACLSEDQGKTWNLKDEIVIRSDGKSFDLGYPSCIELPDGRILVVYYYHPLQEDWSEGHSLIAGSFVTL